Proteins co-encoded in one Brassica rapa cultivar Chiifu-401-42 chromosome A02, CAAS_Brap_v3.01, whole genome shotgun sequence genomic window:
- the LOC103853944 gene encoding probable methyltransferase PMT5, which translates to MTSPWYKSVSSMFGLRPRIKALLFFILGVLTLVTILAPLSSTSYDASTSSTLVPNIYSNYRRIKEQAAVDYLDLRSLSLGTTLKEFPLCAKERESYVPCYNSTENLLAGLQEGDVLDRHCEFQREKERCVVRPPRDYKIPLRWPLGRDIIWNGNVKITKDQFLSSGTVTTRLMLLEENQIAFHSEDGLIFDGVKDYARQIAEMIGLGSDTEFAQAGVRTVLDIGCGFGSFGAHLVSLNLMPICIAEYEATGSQVQLALERGLPAMIGSFFSKQFPYPALSFDMVHCAQCGITWDIKDAMLLLEVDRVLKPGGYFVLTSPTNKAQGNSPDTKKTSISTRVNELSKRICWSLIGQQDETFLWQKTTDSNCYSSRSQDSIPLCKDGDSVPYYHPLVPCISGTTSKRWIPIQNRTTSAELEIHGLKPEEFLEDTQTWRTSLKNYWSLLTPLIFSDHPKRPGDEDPLPPFNMIRNVMDMNARFGNLNSALLDHGKSAWVMNVVPVNARNTLPLILDRGFAGVLHDWCEPFPTYPRTYDMLHANELLTHVSSERCSLMDLFLEMDRILRPEGWVVISDKVGVIEMARALATRVRWEARVIDLQDGSDQRLLVCQKPFLKK; encoded by the exons ATGACAAGTCCTTGGTACAAGAGTGTTTCTTCTATGTTTGGTCTCAGACCACGGATCAAAGCCTTGCTTTTCTTTATCCTCGGTGTCTTAACTCTAGTTACCATCTTAGCACCATTGTCATCCACTTCATACGACGCTTCTACTTCTTCAACACTCGTCCCCAACATTTATAGTAACTATAGAAGAATAAAGGAGCAAGCTGCTGTTGATTATCTCGATCTAAGATCTCTCTCTTTAGGAACTACTCTAAAAGAGTTTCCTCTGTGTGCTAAAGAAAGAGAGAGCTATGTGCCTTGTTACAACTCAACGGAGAATCTCCTTGCTGGGCTTCAAGAAGGTGACGTGTTGGACCGACACTGCGAGTTtcagagagagaaggagagatgTGTAGTTCGTCCTCCAAGAGACTATAAGATACCACTTAGGTGGCCACTTGGTAGAGATATCATATGGAATGGGAACGTCAAGATAACCAAAGACCAGTTTCTTTCTTCAGGAACCGTTACAACGAGGTTAATGTTGCTTGAAGAGAATCAAATCGCATTTCACTCGGAGGATGGGCTGATCTTTGATGGGGTCAAAGACTATGCTCGTCAGATCGCTGAGATGATTGGCTTAGGAAGTGACACTGAGTTTGCTCAAGCTGGT GTACGGACTGTGCTAGATATTGGTTGCGGATTTGGAAGCTTTGGTGCACATCTAGTGTCTCTAAACCTGATGCCTATATGTATAGCTGAGTATGAAGCAACTGGTAGCCAAGTCCAGTTAGCTTTAGAGAGAGGCCTTCCTGCAATGATTGGCAGTTTCTTCTCAAAACAGTTTCCTTATCCTGCATTGTCTTTTGATATGGTCCACTGTGCTCAGTGTGGCATTACTTGGGACATCAAAG ATGCAATGCTACTTTTGGAAGTGGATCGTGTTCTGAAACCGGGAGGGTACTTTGTTTTAACTTCTCCCACGAACAAAGCACAGGGAAACTCGCCAGACACGAAGAAAACAAGCATCTCAACACGAGTGAACGAGCTGTCTAAGAGAATATGCTGGAGTCTTATAGGGCAGCAGGATGAGACGTTTCTTTGGCAGAAAACTACAGATTCAAATTGCTATTCGTCTCG GTCGCAAGATTCAATACCTCTTTGCAAAGATGGAGATAGTGTTCCTTATTACCACCCACTGGTTCCATGTATAAGCGGTACAACAAGCAAACGCTGGATACCTATTCAGAACAGGACTACCTCAGCTGAGCTTGAGATTCATGGTTTGAAACCTGAAGAGTTCTTGGAGGATACACAAACATGGAGAACATCACTTAAGAACTACTGGTCCTTGCTTACGCCTTTGATATTCTCAGACCACCCAAAGAGACCTGGTGATGAAGATCCTCTCCCTCCTTTTAACATGATACGCAATGTGATGGACATGAATGCTCGTTTCGGGAACTTAAACTCTGCTTTACTCGACCATGGCAAATCCGCGTGGGTCATGAACGTTGTCCCGGTCAATGCACGTAACACTCTTCCTCTCATACTTGACCGTGGCTTTGCCGGTGTTCTACATGACTGGTGTGAACCATTCCCAACGTATCCAAGAACGTACGACATGCTTCATGCCAATGAACTTCTCACACATGTTAGCTCAGAACGGTGCAGCTTGATGGACTTGTTCTTGGAGATGGATCGGATTCTTCGCCCAGAG GGATGGGTTGTTATAAGCGACAAGGTGGGAGTAATAGAGATGGCACGTGCACTAGCGACTCGAGTGCGTTGGGAAGCACGTGTCATTGATCTTCAAGACGGTAGCGACCAAAGACTTCTTGTCTGTCAAAAaccatttctcaaaaaatga
- the LOC103853942 gene encoding myb family transcription factor EFM produces MASSSELSLDCKPQRYSMLLKSFGDNFQSDQTTQKLEDLLSRLEQERLKIDAFKRELPLCMQLLGNAVEVYRQQLEAYRENSNNSNQSVVARPVLEEFIPLRNTPEKENNKGNNWMTTAQLWSQPETKPKNIDPTTDQSPKDELASSPKLGHFDVKQRNGGGAFLPFSKEKTLPELALSTEVKRVSPANEHTNDHDCNGESMINGSNNNNNNNSSTTSQSNRKARRCWSPDLHRRFVQALQMLGGSQVATPKQIRELMKVDGLTNDEVKSHLQKYRLHTRRPSPSPQTSGGQGPHLVVLGGIWVPPEYTTAHGGTPTLYHHQVQNHQGNAAVQPPPHFCSSQEFYTARPPPQQLHHHHFQTCNGSSADGSASTDSAHQLTDSAADDGKSPESGGGERKGLAALREESGNQSNINGSEITLKF; encoded by the exons ATGGCTTCCTCATCAGAACTAAGCTTGGATTGCAAGCCACAAAGATACTCTATGCTTTTGAAATCATTTGGAGATAATTTTCAGAGTGATCAAACCACACAAAAGCTTGAAGATCTTCTTTCTCGGCTCGAACAGGAACGCCTCAAGATCGATGCTTTCAAACGCGAGCTTCCCCTTTGCATGCAGCTCCTTGGCAATG CTGTGGAAGTTTATAGACAACAGCTAGAAGCATATAGGGAAAATAGTAATAACAGCAACCAAAGTGTCGTCGCAAGACCGGTTCTTGAAGAGTTCATACCCTTAAGAAACACACCCGAAAAGGAGAACAACAAAGGGAATAATTGGATGACGACTGCTCAGCTTTGGAGCCAACCTGAAACTAAACCAAAAAACATTGATCCAACTACAGATCAGTCTCCCAAAGACGAGCTTGCTAGTAGTCCAAAACTCGGACATTTTGATGTCAAACAAAGAAATGGTGGTGGGGCTTTTCTTCCATTCTCGAAGGAAAAAACTTTGCCTGAATTAGCTTTATCTACGGAGGTCAAAAGAGTCTCCCCAGCCAATGAACATACTAATGACCACGACTGTAATGGTGAGAGCATGATCAACGGTAGtaataacaacaacaataataattcTTCGACAACAAGTCAAAGTAATAGAAAGGCACGGCGTTGCTGGTCGCCTGATTTGCACCGGCGATTTGTCCAAGCTCTTCAAATGCTAGGCGGTTCACAAG TGGCTACACCTAAACAGATAAGGGAACTTATGAAAGTTGATGGTTTGACCAACGATGAAGTCAAAAGTCATCTCCAG AAGTATCGGCTTCACACAAGAAgaccaagcccaagcccacaaACATCAGGTGGGCAAGGCCCACACTTAGTGGTCCTAGGTGGCATATGGGTCCCACCAGAATACACCACCGCACACGGCGGCACTCCAACTCTCTACCACCACCAAGTCCAAAACCATCAAGGCAACGCGGCGGTGCAGCCTCCACCACACTTTTGCTCCTCTCAAGAGTTTTACACAGCTCGTCCTCCACCACAACAGCTCCACCACCATCACTTTCAAACGTGTAACGGCTCATCCGCGGATGGCTCCGCGTCCACAGATTCAGCTCATCAGTTAACGGACAGTGCCGCCGATGATGGGAAATCGCCAGAGAGTGGTGGTGGCGAAAGAAAAGGATTGGCTGCTCTTAGGGAAGAAAGTGGCAATCAGAGCAATATTAATGGAAGTGAAATAACTCTCaagttctaa